In one Brienomyrus brachyistius isolate T26 chromosome 5, BBRACH_0.4, whole genome shotgun sequence genomic region, the following are encoded:
- the tbx21 gene encoding T-box transcription factor TBX21 isoform X2 — MGGIGGNFYPSMLNGTETQIFEKDADINNHVYRTKDLTDLKMGIQDTRFYYQDPIQNSPDNLSLPYHAGQAVAGFEAQTGRYYSHTPLTSCPFNTMRSQGRNGSGQGCALAGGDGFATTAKDVYQAGGESYTSPFQHPYPRPALYPLPGLQVCGKTQALLNNFPLWAKFHKYQTEMIITKQGRRMFPYLSFNISSLDPSAHYNVYVDVVLADQHHWRYQGGKWVQCGKAEGNMPGNRMYMHPDSPNTGAHWMRQEVSFGKLKLTNNKGSSNNVAQMIVLQSLHKYQPRLHLVEVKEDGSDDPFATSKTLTFVFPETQFIAVTAYQNADITQLKIDHNPFAKGFRDNYDALYAPPDTERLTPSPSESQQLLPGSCYHQPYLPDQYMGALPQSRFYNRERVTIGQQPKDASNSPHSHWYLPSQQGTGSSRLDFNSYEGDYSGSSFYKPFSLQGPSHSHLGYYPDHPFTSASISAATPGVWNTGRPSPQYLNHSLPSKPTPGLGQT; from the exons ATGGGCGGTATAGGTGGTAATTTTTACCCCAGTATGTTGAATGGGACTGAAACGCAAATTTTTGAGAAAGACGCTGATATTAACAACCACGTTTACCGCACCAAGGATTTAACTGACCTTAAAATGGGAATCCAAGATACCAGATTTTATTATCAAGACCCTATCCAAAACAGCCCGGACAATCTGTCTCTCCCGTACCATGCGGGTCAGGCTGTGGCCGGATTCGAAGCGCAGACCGGGAGGTATTACTCGCATACGCCGCTCACCAGCTGTCCTTTCAATACCATGAGATCCCAGGGGAGAAACGGCTCGGGACAAGGCTGTGCACTGGCAGGAGGGGACGGGTTTGCGACGACGGCCAAAGACGTTTACCAGGCTGGCGGAGAAAGTTACACTTCGCCCTTCCAGCACCCGTATCCGCGGCCAGCCTTATACCCTTTACCTGGGCTACAGGTGTGCGGAAAGACGCAAGCTCTTCTGAACAACTTCCCACTTTGGGCAAAGTTCCACAAATATCAAACCGAAATGATCATTACCAAACAGGGACG GAGAATGTTTCCCTATCTGAGCTTCAACATCAGCTCTTTGGATCCATCTGCTCACTACAATGTGTACGTGGATGTGGTTCTGGCTGACCAGCACCACTGGAGATACCAGGGTGGGAAATGGGTGCAGTGCGGAAAGGCTGAAGGAAACATGCCAG GTAACCGGATGTATATGCATCCTGACTCACCCAATACAGGGGCTCACTGGATGAGACAGGAGGTATCTTTTGGCAAACTGAAGCTCACCAACAACAAAGGAAGCTCCAACAACGTGGCACAG ATGATTGTGCTGCAGTCTCTACATAAATATCAACCCCGACTGCACCTTGTGGAAGTGAAGGAGGACGGCTCAGATGATCCCTTCGCGACTTCCAAGACCCTGACCTTCGTCTTTCCCGAGACGCAGTTCATAGCTGTCACCGCCTACCAGAATGCAGAT ATCACTCAGTTAAAAATAGACCACAACCCCTTTGCCAAAGGTTTCCGGGACAATTATGACGC gcTATATGCACCTCCCGACACGGAACGGCTTACCCCCTCCCCTTCGGAGAGCCAGCAACTTCTTCCTGGCAGCTGTTACCACCAGCCCTACCTTCCCGACCAATACATGGGCGCCCTGCCCCAGAGCCGCTTCTATAACAGAGAGCGGGTGACCATAGGCCAGCAGCCCAAGGACGCTAGTAACAGCCCCCATAGTCACTGGTATCTCCCCAGCCAGCAAGGGACGGGCTCCAGCCGGCTAGACTTCAACTCTTACGAAGGAGACTACTCTGGTAGTAGCTTCTACAAACCCTTCTCCCTCCAGGGGCCATCACACTCTCATCTGGGGTACTATCCGGACCATCCCTTCACCTCTGCCAGCATCAGCGCAGCCACTCCTGGGGTCTGGAATACAGGCCGACCCTCGCCTCAGTACCTGAACCACTCCCTGCCCAGTAAGCCCACTCCAGGCCTCG GACAAACCTAA
- the tbx21 gene encoding T-box transcription factor TBX21 isoform X1, with amino-acid sequence MGGIGGNFYPSMLNGTETQIFEKDADINNHVYRTKDLTDLKMGIQDTRFYYQDPIQNSPDNLSLPYHAGQAVAGFEAQTGRYYSHTPLTSCPFNTMRSQGRNGSGQGCALAGGDGFATTAKDVYQAGGESYTSPFQHPYPRPALYPLPGLQVCGKTQALLNNFPLWAKFHKYQTEMIITKQGRRMFPYLSFNISSLDPSAHYNVYVDVVLADQHHWRYQGGKWVQCGKAEGNMPGNRMYMHPDSPNTGAHWMRQEVSFGKLKLTNNKGSSNNVAQMIVLQSLHKYQPRLHLVEVKEDGSDDPFATSKTLTFVFPETQFIAVTAYQNADITQLKIDHNPFAKGFRDNYDALYAPPDTERLTPSPSESQQLLPGSCYHQPYLPDQYMGALPQSRFYNRERVTIGQQPKDASNSPHSHWYLPSQQGTGSSRLDFNSYEGDYSGSSFYKPFSLQGPSHSHLGYYPDHPFTSASISAATPGVWNTGRPSPQYLNHSLPSKPTPGLGWYCPMSSSSTDHRLSTPSLLEPPLPPPLLQDKPKEPGDDAWLEPASVKSVDSADSGLYESMESKKRRVSPYASSTESSPPNRNTESNEKDNSSDAGYYGFYNN; translated from the exons ATGGGCGGTATAGGTGGTAATTTTTACCCCAGTATGTTGAATGGGACTGAAACGCAAATTTTTGAGAAAGACGCTGATATTAACAACCACGTTTACCGCACCAAGGATTTAACTGACCTTAAAATGGGAATCCAAGATACCAGATTTTATTATCAAGACCCTATCCAAAACAGCCCGGACAATCTGTCTCTCCCGTACCATGCGGGTCAGGCTGTGGCCGGATTCGAAGCGCAGACCGGGAGGTATTACTCGCATACGCCGCTCACCAGCTGTCCTTTCAATACCATGAGATCCCAGGGGAGAAACGGCTCGGGACAAGGCTGTGCACTGGCAGGAGGGGACGGGTTTGCGACGACGGCCAAAGACGTTTACCAGGCTGGCGGAGAAAGTTACACTTCGCCCTTCCAGCACCCGTATCCGCGGCCAGCCTTATACCCTTTACCTGGGCTACAGGTGTGCGGAAAGACGCAAGCTCTTCTGAACAACTTCCCACTTTGGGCAAAGTTCCACAAATATCAAACCGAAATGATCATTACCAAACAGGGACG GAGAATGTTTCCCTATCTGAGCTTCAACATCAGCTCTTTGGATCCATCTGCTCACTACAATGTGTACGTGGATGTGGTTCTGGCTGACCAGCACCACTGGAGATACCAGGGTGGGAAATGGGTGCAGTGCGGAAAGGCTGAAGGAAACATGCCAG GTAACCGGATGTATATGCATCCTGACTCACCCAATACAGGGGCTCACTGGATGAGACAGGAGGTATCTTTTGGCAAACTGAAGCTCACCAACAACAAAGGAAGCTCCAACAACGTGGCACAG ATGATTGTGCTGCAGTCTCTACATAAATATCAACCCCGACTGCACCTTGTGGAAGTGAAGGAGGACGGCTCAGATGATCCCTTCGCGACTTCCAAGACCCTGACCTTCGTCTTTCCCGAGACGCAGTTCATAGCTGTCACCGCCTACCAGAATGCAGAT ATCACTCAGTTAAAAATAGACCACAACCCCTTTGCCAAAGGTTTCCGGGACAATTATGACGC gcTATATGCACCTCCCGACACGGAACGGCTTACCCCCTCCCCTTCGGAGAGCCAGCAACTTCTTCCTGGCAGCTGTTACCACCAGCCCTACCTTCCCGACCAATACATGGGCGCCCTGCCCCAGAGCCGCTTCTATAACAGAGAGCGGGTGACCATAGGCCAGCAGCCCAAGGACGCTAGTAACAGCCCCCATAGTCACTGGTATCTCCCCAGCCAGCAAGGGACGGGCTCCAGCCGGCTAGACTTCAACTCTTACGAAGGAGACTACTCTGGTAGTAGCTTCTACAAACCCTTCTCCCTCCAGGGGCCATCACACTCTCATCTGGGGTACTATCCGGACCATCCCTTCACCTCTGCCAGCATCAGCGCAGCCACTCCTGGGGTCTGGAATACAGGCCGACCCTCGCCTCAGTACCTGAACCACTCCCTGCCCAGTAAGCCCACTCCAGGCCTCGGTTGGTATTGTCCTATGTCGTCGTCTTCCACCGATCACCGGCTGTCTACCCCATCTCTCCTTGAGCCGCCACTGCCCCCACCTCTGCTGCAGGACAAACCTAAGGAACCGGGAGACGACGCCTGGCTGGAGCCTGCCTCTGTCAAGTCCGTGGACTCGGCCGACTCGGGCCTCTACGAGAGCATGGAGAGCAAGAAGCGGAGGGTGTCCCCCTATGCTTCCAGCACTGAGAGTTCCCCCCCCAACCGCAACACTGAGTCCAACGAGAAGGACAACAGCAGCGATGCTGGCTACTATGGCTTCTACAACAACTGA